From Candidatus Effluviviaceae Genus I sp., the proteins below share one genomic window:
- the radA gene encoding DNA repair protein RadA translates to MKTKTVFFCKNCGHESAKWFGKCPGCGEWNTLVEQAAAPTKSRVSSPAARREEPVPLPDIGTGTAERLATGIGELDRALGGGIVPGAVVLVGGDPGIGKSTLLLQMSGAVAAGATVLYVSGEESAGQLRMRADRLGIASRDIMVLAETDVSRVIEEAAARAPGVLILDSIQTAYHPDVTGSPGSVSQVRECAARLLRLAKESGVPVFIVGHVTKEGAIAGPRILEHMVDTVLYFEGDKRLAYRILRATKNRYGSTDEIGVFEMTSDGLREVADPSGLFVSEGRHARPGSVVIGCIEGTRALMVEIQALTGLTNYAVPQRSSTGIDRRRLPLILAVLERRGGLSLGNRDVFVSVAGGVHVEEPAADLGIALAVASSYWDAPVDDRTAVFGEIGLGGEIRRVTLAGKRLAEAARLGYTRAVVPRGAVAARERPKGIEVVEVAGIGDAIEQVLGAGARRRGKRAGGAGFGAAGSGRGPGAAGPGPEEV, encoded by the coding sequence GTGAAGACCAAGACCGTCTTCTTCTGCAAGAACTGCGGACACGAGTCTGCGAAGTGGTTCGGGAAGTGCCCGGGCTGCGGCGAGTGGAACACGCTCGTCGAGCAGGCGGCGGCGCCGACGAAGTCGCGCGTGTCGTCGCCGGCCGCGCGGCGCGAGGAGCCTGTGCCGCTTCCCGACATCGGGACCGGCACGGCCGAGCGGCTCGCGACGGGCATCGGGGAACTGGACCGCGCGCTCGGCGGCGGCATCGTGCCGGGCGCGGTCGTGCTCGTGGGCGGAGACCCGGGCATCGGGAAGTCCACGCTTCTTCTCCAGATGAGTGGGGCCGTGGCGGCGGGTGCCACCGTCCTCTACGTGAGCGGCGAGGAGTCCGCCGGCCAGCTTCGCATGCGCGCCGACCGGCTCGGCATCGCGTCGCGCGACATCATGGTGCTCGCTGAGACCGACGTCTCGCGCGTCATCGAGGAAGCGGCCGCGCGCGCGCCCGGCGTCCTCATCCTCGACTCCATCCAGACGGCGTACCATCCCGACGTGACCGGCTCGCCGGGCAGCGTCTCGCAGGTGCGCGAGTGCGCGGCGCGGCTCCTGCGGCTCGCGAAGGAGTCGGGCGTGCCCGTTTTCATCGTCGGGCACGTGACGAAGGAAGGCGCCATCGCGGGCCCGCGCATCCTCGAGCACATGGTGGACACGGTGCTCTACTTCGAGGGCGACAAGCGGCTAGCGTACCGCATCCTGCGCGCGACGAAGAACCGCTACGGCTCGACCGACGAGATCGGCGTGTTCGAGATGACCTCGGACGGACTGCGCGAGGTGGCGGACCCGTCGGGGCTCTTCGTGTCGGAGGGGCGGCACGCGCGGCCCGGGTCGGTCGTCATCGGGTGCATCGAGGGGACGCGCGCGCTCATGGTGGAGATCCAGGCGCTCACGGGGCTTACGAACTACGCGGTGCCGCAGCGGTCGAGCACGGGGATCGACAGGCGGCGGCTGCCGTTGATCCTCGCGGTGCTCGAGCGGCGAGGCGGGCTGTCTCTCGGGAATCGTGATGTGTTCGTGTCCGTCGCGGGCGGCGTGCACGTCGAGGAGCCGGCCGCCGACCTCGGCATCGCGCTCGCCGTCGCGTCGAGCTACTGGGACGCGCCCGTGGACGACCGGACGGCCGTGTTCGGCGAGATCGGCCTCGGCGGCGAGATCCGGCGCGTGACGCTCGCGGGGAAGCGGCTCGCGGAGGCCGCGCGGCTCGGGTACACGCGCGCGGTCGTCCCGCGCGGGGCGGTCGCGGCGCGCGAGAGGCCGAAGGGCATCGAGGTCGTCGAGGTCGCGGGCATCGGGGACGCGATCGAGCAAGTGCTCGGTGCGGGCGCGAGGCGGCGCGGGAAGCGCGCGGGCGGCGCGGGCTTCGGAGCGGCTGGTTCGGGGCGCGGCCCCGGGGCCGCCGGGCCCGGGCCCGAGGAGGTGTAG
- a CDS encoding MCE family protein, translated as MSEHRNELKVGALIVAAGIVLVVGVLWLAGFQLGDTKYPLTVIFPEVGGLTRGARVTVAGVESGNVENLGLMPDGKVRVSILVRRDIRLPKDSRFSVASYGLIGEKTVAVRPGESQEFYEPGSTIIGGYDKGLGDVVSEMGEALTEIRSVLKSADEVISDQEGRQNIKDALGNASVATTDLKGAAADLKVLASDLRAFVEAKTPAAGSTLDAMEEASAKFAKASGDLERVAASLDTIVARIESGQGSLGRLVNESTAHDEFIAAVAEVRALVAEIKRNPKSFVRFSIF; from the coding sequence ATGTCAGAGCACAGGAATGAACTCAAGGTCGGCGCGCTGATCGTCGCGGCGGGGATCGTGCTCGTCGTGGGCGTGCTCTGGCTGGCGGGGTTCCAGCTCGGCGACACGAAGTACCCGCTCACGGTCATCTTCCCCGAGGTGGGCGGGCTCACGCGGGGCGCGCGCGTGACGGTGGCGGGGGTGGAGTCGGGGAACGTCGAGAACCTCGGGCTCATGCCGGACGGGAAGGTCAGGGTGAGCATCCTCGTGCGGCGCGACATCCGGCTGCCGAAGGACTCGCGGTTCTCGGTCGCGAGCTACGGGCTCATCGGCGAGAAGACGGTGGCCGTGCGACCGGGCGAGTCGCAGGAGTTCTACGAGCCCGGCTCGACCATCATCGGCGGGTACGACAAGGGGCTCGGGGATGTCGTGAGCGAGATGGGCGAGGCGCTCACGGAGATCCGCTCGGTGCTGAAGTCGGCCGACGAGGTCATCTCGGACCAGGAGGGCCGGCAGAACATCAAGGACGCGCTCGGGAACGCGAGCGTCGCGACGACCGATCTCAAGGGCGCGGCGGCCGACCTCAAGGTGCTCGCGAGCGACCTCAGGGCGTTCGTCGAGGCGAAGACGCCGGCGGCGGGCTCGACGCTCGACGCGATGGAGGAGGCGTCGGCGAAGTTCGCGAAGGCCTCCGGCGACCTCGAGCGCGTGGCGGCGTCGCTCGACACCATCGTCGCGCGGATCGAGTCCGGGCAGGGCTCGCTCGGCCGGCTCGTGAACGAGAGCACGGCGCACGACGAGTTCATCGCGGCGGTCGCCGAGGTGCGCGCGCTCGTCGCGGAGATCAAGCGGAACCCGAAGAGCTTTGTGAGGTTCTCGATATTCTGA
- a CDS encoding ATP-binding cassette domain-containing protein encodes MTDSALIEIRGVHKTFEGNHVLRGVDLGVRAGETLVVLGPSGCGKSVLLKHIIGLLRPDRGAVLFEGRDIGRMGPQELAEVRKRFGMVFQGAALFDSMTVGENVGLPLAEHRGMKGAELEAVVERKLELVGLAGVQRLSPAQISGGMKKRAALARAIALDPAVVLYDEPTTGLDPVMAEQINVLIRDLQQKLRTTSVAVTHDIHSAEFIGTRVALMDEGRIAFVGATSELRTTDNEAVRNFIARGRRGDVRAQE; translated from the coding sequence GTGACCGACTCCGCTCTCATCGAGATCCGCGGCGTGCACAAGACCTTCGAGGGCAACCACGTCCTCCGGGGCGTGGACCTCGGCGTGCGCGCAGGCGAGACGCTCGTCGTCCTCGGACCGTCGGGCTGCGGGAAGAGCGTGCTCCTCAAGCACATCATCGGGCTCCTTCGGCCCGACCGCGGCGCGGTCCTCTTCGAGGGGCGCGACATCGGCCGGATGGGGCCGCAGGAGCTCGCCGAGGTCCGGAAGCGCTTCGGCATGGTGTTTCAGGGCGCCGCGCTCTTCGACTCGATGACGGTGGGGGAGAACGTCGGGCTGCCGCTCGCCGAGCACCGCGGCATGAAGGGCGCGGAGCTCGAGGCGGTCGTCGAGCGGAAGCTCGAGCTCGTGGGCCTTGCCGGCGTGCAGCGCCTCTCGCCCGCGCAGATCTCGGGCGGCATGAAGAAGCGCGCCGCGCTCGCGCGGGCCATCGCGCTCGACCCGGCCGTCGTGCTCTACGACGAGCCGACGACCGGCCTCGACCCGGTGATGGCCGAGCAGATCAACGTGCTCATCCGCGACCTGCAGCAGAAGCTCAGGACGACCTCGGTCGCGGTCACGCACGACATCCACAGCGCGGAGTTCATCGGGACGCGCGTGGCGCTCATGGACGAAGGCAGGATCGCGTTCGTCGGGGCGACGAGCGAGCTTCGGACGACGGACAACGAGGCGGTGCGCAACTTCATCGCGCGCGGGAGGCGAGGCGATGTCAGAGCACAGGAATGA
- a CDS encoding ABC transporter permease, giving the protein MLAGLGRVALTLVGETGAAGILFWRSVRAMRFAPRSVALIAEQMRRTGIESLPLVVITAVFTGGVTAVQAAYQLKEFIPQLYLGTAIYKSVVIELGPVLTALVVGGRVGASIAAELGTMRVTEQIDAMEAMAIDPVRYLAMPRLLAALVMLPALTVFADALAIGGGFLVANVSLGVSPKTFIEGMKMFFAAQDVYGGLIKAFVFGGIIALMGTAAGLRARGGAVGVGMAATRAVVTTCVLILISDYVLATVLFRIIFR; this is encoded by the coding sequence ATGCTGGCCGGCCTCGGGCGCGTCGCGCTCACGCTGGTGGGAGAGACCGGCGCGGCCGGCATCCTGTTCTGGCGGTCGGTCCGCGCCATGCGGTTCGCGCCGCGCTCGGTCGCGCTCATCGCCGAGCAGATGCGGCGCACCGGCATCGAGTCGCTCCCGCTCGTCGTCATCACGGCGGTGTTCACGGGCGGCGTGACCGCGGTGCAGGCCGCGTACCAGCTTAAGGAGTTCATCCCGCAGCTCTACCTCGGCACGGCCATCTACAAGTCGGTCGTCATCGAACTGGGGCCCGTGCTCACGGCGCTCGTCGTCGGCGGGCGCGTCGGCGCGTCCATCGCGGCGGAACTCGGCACGATGCGCGTGACCGAGCAGATCGACGCGATGGAGGCGATGGCGATTGACCCGGTGCGCTACCTCGCGATGCCGCGGCTCCTCGCCGCGCTCGTCATGCTGCCCGCGCTCACGGTGTTCGCCGACGCGCTCGCGATCGGCGGCGGGTTCCTCGTGGCGAACGTGTCGCTCGGCGTGTCGCCGAAGACGTTCATCGAGGGCATGAAGATGTTCTTCGCCGCGCAGGACGTCTACGGCGGGCTCATCAAGGCGTTCGTGTTCGGCGGCATCATCGCGCTCATGGGGACGGCGGCGGGCCTGCGCGCGCGCGGCGGCGCGGTCGGCGTGGGCATGGCCGCGACGCGCGCGGTCGTGACGACCTGCGTGCTCATCCTCATCAGCGACTACGTGCTCGCGACGGTGCTGTTCAGGATCATCTTCAGGTGA
- the dnaB gene encoding replicative DNA helicase: MTARVAPQGAADRVPPQAGDAECAVLGAMLLDKAAIGIATEMLDEQCFYKNEHRRIWNAVVDMFSRDEVVDLVTLTQELKKRKELDDCGGAAYLSELIGSVATSANVRYHAKIVLEKAVLRRLINVATEVVSEAYDASGDASEILDRAEHCIFEIAQAKVRRGFVPMKDILKHSFEIIQELYDKKQHVTGVPSGFDDLDALTSGFQRSDLVVIAGRPSMGKTALALNVAANAAIKAGIPVGIFSLEMGREQLVQRMLCSEARVDAHKLRTGYLADRHWSSLTTAAGLLSDAPIFIDDTPAMTVLEMRSKARRLKAESNVGLVIVDYLQLMRGFGKIENRTQEISEISRSLKALAKELDLPVIALSQLSRAVESRGGERRPILSDLRESGAIEQDADVVAFVYRAEMYERTPENMGLAELIVAKQRNGPTDTVKLAFRSECTRFENLSMRREAPVEEF, translated from the coding sequence ACGAGCAGTGCTTCTACAAGAACGAGCACCGGCGCATCTGGAACGCGGTCGTGGACATGTTCTCCCGCGACGAGGTCGTGGACCTCGTCACGCTCACGCAGGAGCTCAAGAAGCGCAAGGAGCTCGACGACTGCGGCGGCGCGGCGTATCTCTCGGAGCTCATCGGGAGCGTCGCGACCTCGGCGAACGTGCGCTACCACGCCAAGATCGTGCTCGAGAAAGCGGTGCTCCGGCGGCTCATCAACGTCGCGACCGAGGTCGTGTCGGAGGCGTACGACGCGAGCGGCGACGCCTCGGAGATCCTCGACCGCGCCGAGCACTGCATCTTCGAGATTGCGCAGGCGAAGGTGCGCCGCGGCTTCGTGCCGATGAAGGACATCCTCAAGCACAGCTTCGAGATCATCCAGGAGCTGTACGACAAGAAGCAGCACGTGACCGGCGTGCCGTCCGGGTTCGACGACCTCGACGCCCTCACCTCCGGGTTCCAGCGGAGCGACCTCGTCGTCATCGCGGGGCGGCCCTCGATGGGGAAGACCGCGCTCGCGCTCAACGTTGCCGCGAACGCGGCCATCAAGGCCGGCATCCCCGTCGGCATCTTCAGCCTCGAGATGGGGCGCGAGCAGCTCGTGCAGAGGATGCTCTGCTCCGAGGCGCGCGTGGACGCGCACAAGCTCCGCACCGGCTACCTCGCCGACCGCCACTGGTCGAGCCTGACAACCGCGGCCGGGCTTCTGTCCGACGCGCCGATCTTCATTGACGACACGCCCGCGATGACCGTGCTCGAGATGCGCTCGAAGGCGCGCAGGCTCAAGGCCGAGTCGAACGTCGGTCTCGTCATCGTGGACTACCTCCAGCTCATGCGCGGGTTCGGCAAGATCGAGAACCGCACGCAGGAGATCTCCGAGATCTCGCGCTCGCTCAAGGCGCTCGCGAAGGAGCTCGATCTCCCCGTCATCGCGCTCTCGCAGCTCTCGCGTGCGGTGGAGTCGCGCGGCGGCGAGCGGCGGCCCATCCTCTCGGACCTCCGCGAGTCGGGCGCCATCGAGCAGGACGCCGACGTCGTGGCGTTCGTGTACCGCGCGGAGATGTACGAGCGGACCCCGGAGAACATGGGGCTCGCCGAGCTCATCGTCGCGAAGCAGCGGAACGGCCCGACCGACACCGTGAAGCTCGCGTTCCGGTCGGAGTGCACGCGGTTCGAGAACCTCTCCATGAGGCGCGAGGCACCCGTTGAGGAATTCTAG